One part of the Acetoanaerobium sticklandii genome encodes these proteins:
- a CDS encoding EutN/CcmL family microcompartment protein, translating into MLLGKVKGNIISTRKHERLVGYKLLIVEPYYGNKKDTLIAADRLGAGLGELVLLSQGSPALKALDNDAPIDAVVVGIVDSEPDKG; encoded by the coding sequence ATGTTACTTGGTAAAGTAAAAGGAAATATAATTTCTACCAGAAAGCATGAAAGGCTTGTCGGATATAAACTACTGATTGTAGAGCCTTATTACGGAAATAAAAAAGATACACTAATTGCGGCAGATAGACTAGGAGCGGGACTTGGAGAATTAGTTCTTTTAAGTCAAGGAAGCCCAGCGCTTAAAGCTCTTGACAACGATGCACCTATAGATGCCGTAGTGGTTGGAATTGTAGATTCAGAGCCGGACAAAGGGTGA
- a CDS encoding DeoR/GlpR family DNA-binding transcription regulator gives MLAITRKNKIKEIIIQKKSVTVSELSKTFNVTEETIRRDLQLLEEEGFLKRIYGGAYIDESVQSDASVSLREKILVKDKEKIAKECIPLIKDGDSIFLDSSTTSLYIAMKIAKKRISVITNSLKIAMLLSSSENIKLFLIGGVFDNYSMSFLGGSVLQDMKRYFFDKAFVSCSSVHMKFGITDSNEQQAEIRRIAIEHSNRTFLVVDHTKFNRTSFSLIAPLSSIDAMVVNRPLSDEWTNLLQELNIELIQPTS, from the coding sequence ATGCTCGCCATTACAAGAAAAAATAAAATTAAAGAAATTATAATTCAAAAGAAAAGTGTAACTGTTTCTGAGCTTTCGAAAACGTTTAACGTGACTGAAGAAACCATCAGAAGAGATTTACAGCTATTAGAAGAGGAAGGCTTTTTAAAGAGAATCTATGGTGGAGCATATATAGACGAGTCTGTCCAAAGTGATGCATCTGTGAGTCTAAGAGAAAAAATACTAGTTAAGGATAAGGAAAAAATTGCAAAAGAGTGTATTCCTCTTATAAAAGATGGAGATTCAATATTTCTCGACTCTTCAACTACTTCCTTATATATTGCAATGAAAATCGCAAAAAAAAGAATCAGCGTAATTACCAACTCATTAAAAATAGCTATGCTTTTATCTAGCTCTGAAAATATAAAATTATTTTTAATTGGAGGAGTTTTTGATAATTACTCTATGTCATTTTTAGGGGGAAGTGTTCTTCAAGATATGAAGCGTTACTTCTTTGATAAAGCCTTTGTTTCTTGTAGCTCTGTCCATATGAAATTTGGCATCACAGATTCAAACGAACAACAAGCAGAAATCAGAAGAATAGCAATTGAGCATTCTAATCGTACTTTTTTGGTTGTAGACCATACAAAATTCAATAGAACCTCTTTTTCTCTTATCGCTCCTCTATCAAGTATAGATGCTATGGTAGTCAATAGACCTTTATCAGATGAATGGACTAACCTACTCCAAGAACTTAATATAGAGCTTATTCAGCCTACTTCATAA
- a CDS encoding phosphate propanoyltransferase — protein MDKHDLKKEIAKLVMQELKTSGLLINEYNKVPVSVSARHLHLCKEDLEALFGKGYELTVEKEISQPGQYAAKEKVTLITDKGKIENIRVLGPLRNKTQIELTKSEARTLGLNLEVRNSGDLANTSGVTIKGPKGSIELREGVIIADRHIHMTPEDAENYDVKNGQKVSVVVNGKKGGVLSNVTIRVNPRYKLDFHIDTDDANAFLIQNGDLLELVK, from the coding sequence ATGGATAAACATGATTTGAAGAAGGAAATTGCAAAGCTGGTTATGCAAGAGCTAAAGACCAGTGGCTTACTAATAAATGAGTATAATAAAGTACCAGTTTCAGTATCTGCAAGACATCTTCATCTATGCAAGGAAGATTTAGAAGCTTTATTTGGAAAAGGCTACGAGCTTACAGTTGAAAAGGAAATCTCTCAACCAGGTCAATATGCAGCAAAGGAAAAGGTTACCTTGATAACTGATAAAGGAAAAATAGAAAATATAAGAGTTCTAGGACCTCTAAGAAATAAAACTCAAATAGAACTCACAAAATCAGAAGCTAGAACGCTAGGACTTAATTTAGAGGTTAGAAACTCAGGTGACTTAGCCAACACCTCTGGCGTGACTATCAAAGGGCCAAAGGGTAGTATTGAGCTAAGAGAAGGTGTAATCATAGCGGATAGGCATATACACATGACTCCAGAGGATGCAGAAAATTATGATGTAAAAAATGGACAAAAGGTATCAGTAGTTGTCAATGGTAAAAAAGGCGGAGTGTTATCAAACGTTACTATACGTGTAAATCCACGCTATAAGCTGGATTTTCATATAGACACAGACGATGCCAATGCATTTTTAATCCAAAACGGCGATTTACTAGAGCTGGTGAAATGA
- a CDS encoding BMC domain-containing protein, producing the protein MSSKAIGCLEVLGLSVALDAMDKACKGSDIKILGIDCNNPSEGDKAKIPNVFQVKFEGDVSSVKDALEIAKATALKYIDEKDILTHMISRKASEIDSILKLGKFKMK; encoded by the coding sequence ATGAGTAGTAAAGCAATTGGGTGCCTTGAAGTGCTTGGATTGAGCGTAGCACTTGATGCTATGGACAAAGCGTGTAAAGGCTCGGATATTAAGATACTTGGGATAGACTGCAATAATCCTTCAGAAGGAGACAAGGCTAAAATACCAAATGTATTTCAGGTCAAGTTTGAAGGCGATGTATCAAGTGTAAAGGATGCTTTAGAAATAGCTAAAGCAACAGCTCTTAAGTACATCGATGAAAAAGATATTCTAACTCATATGATATCAAGAAAAGCAAGTGAAATTGATTCGATATTAAAGCTTGGAAAATTTAAAATGAAATAG
- a CDS encoding aldehyde dehydrogenase family protein, with protein sequence MKAGDIVQDFITERDVEKIIEQVLSKLEPVIEQVKPKEINMLPNKTNIDFSQNANGIFESIDLAVESALEAHIILTSYKLEDREKMIQSIRKEVLGDIENIARLVYEETKLGKYEDKIAKINLAASKTPGTEDIKTSAISGDYGLTIEEMAPFGVIGAVTPVTNPVETLINNAISMISGGNSVVFNVHPSSKKSSAYTVELINKAVLKAGGPQNLVTMVKEPTIETVNQLSSHPRISMMVGTGGPGLVKSLLKSGKKTIGAGAGNPPVVVDETADMNLAAKGIIEGASFDNNILCIAEKEVFVVNEVADDLIYNMLSSGAYMLNQEELEKVMKLTLVEDEDLGAKSCTLSPKKKYHVHKNWVGKDASKILSEIGITKQDVKLLICEVDSDHPYVTLEQMMPILPLVRCSDVDEAIKLAVKAEGTNKHTASIFSRNVDNMTKFARAINTTIFVKNAPTLAGVGYKGEGNATFTIAGPTGEGITSAKTFTRVRRCVLAEGGFRIV encoded by the coding sequence GTGAAAGCAGGTGATATAGTGCAGGATTTTATCACTGAAAGAGATGTTGAAAAAATAATTGAGCAAGTATTAAGCAAACTAGAGCCAGTAATAGAACAAGTAAAACCAAAAGAAATCAACATGCTCCCAAATAAAACAAATATAGATTTTTCACAAAATGCAAATGGAATATTTGAAAGTATAGATTTAGCAGTTGAATCAGCACTTGAGGCTCACATAATATTGACTAGCTATAAGCTAGAAGATAGAGAAAAAATGATTCAATCAATTAGAAAAGAAGTTTTAGGAGATATAGAGAATATTGCAAGACTTGTATATGAGGAAACAAAGCTAGGAAAATATGAAGATAAAATAGCAAAAATTAACCTTGCTGCTTCAAAAACACCTGGCACTGAAGATATCAAAACAAGCGCAATTTCAGGAGATTATGGATTAACTATAGAAGAAATGGCTCCATTTGGAGTTATAGGTGCTGTCACACCAGTGACAAATCCTGTCGAAACCCTTATAAATAATGCAATTTCAATGATTTCAGGCGGAAACAGCGTTGTATTTAATGTACATCCATCATCTAAGAAAAGCAGTGCATATACAGTTGAGCTAATCAATAAAGCTGTATTAAAAGCAGGAGGACCACAAAACCTAGTAACTATGGTGAAAGAGCCTACAATAGAGACAGTAAACCAGCTTTCTTCTCATCCTAGAATCAGTATGATGGTGGGAACAGGTGGACCAGGACTAGTTAAATCTCTATTAAAATCAGGCAAAAAAACCATTGGAGCTGGAGCGGGCAATCCGCCAGTTGTAGTTGATGAAACAGCGGATATGAACTTAGCAGCCAAAGGGATAATTGAAGGTGCTTCATTTGATAACAATATACTTTGTATAGCTGAAAAAGAAGTATTTGTTGTAAATGAGGTAGCAGATGATTTGATTTATAATATGCTTTCAAGTGGAGCATATATGTTAAATCAAGAAGAGCTTGAAAAAGTAATGAAATTAACTTTAGTAGAGGACGAGGACCTAGGTGCAAAAAGCTGTACTTTGTCTCCGAAAAAGAAATACCATGTTCATAAAAATTGGGTAGGCAAAGATGCATCAAAAATCTTAAGTGAAATAGGTATAACTAAGCAAGATGTGAAGTTGCTTATATGTGAAGTTGACAGTGACCACCCTTATGTTACCCTAGAACAAATGATGCCAATACTTCCACTTGTAAGATGTAGTGATGTGGATGAAGCTATAAAGCTAGCTGTAAAAGCAGAAGGTACAAACAAACACACAGCATCGATTTTCTCTAGAAATGTGGATAACATGACTAAGTTTGCAAGAGCTATAAATACAACCATATTTGTAAAAAATGCTCCTACTTTAGCAGGCGTTGGATATAAAGGAGAAGGTAATGCAACCTTTACTATCGCTGGACCAACAGGAGAAGGAATCACATCTGCAAAAACGTTTACAAGAGTAAGAAGATGCGTTTTGGCAGAGGGTGGATTTAGAATAGTGTAG
- a CDS encoding sensor domain-containing diguanylate cyclase/phosphohydrolase: MKNFISILIIIFSIIAPISSYSESDIYKRDELFHSHGSVMLILDSDSGKILDANNAAQKFYGYSLSELKSMNISQINILDEKELKAEMQLAKSQERTYFEFRHKLKNGEIKYVEVYSSPIFYQNGDEALLSIVHDISPRVLAENQANRARIGAFSMLAVLLFALAYISIAIRKNSKKEIEIKRRFQSLFDNMNEGFALHEIICDEAGKPIDYRFLEANKAFEIITGLKIDELKGKTVKQVLPKTEQYWINLYGKVALTGEPDKFQHYARNLMKYFSVNVYSPKSNQFATVFSDVTEEVNFSEKIRYLSFHDQLTGLYNRHFFEEELLRLDTERNLPLTIALLDVNGLKLTNDAFGHKKGDELLVKVAENLKTECRFDDIIARIGGDEFVILLPKTSEQEASNIIERIYASIENTKMDNIIISVSIGFDTKTNATQPVSEIFSKAEEHMYRKKLTESQSMRNKTISLILQTLNQADSKEKRHSENVSKIAVKIGELLNLNQQTLKEIELAGLMHDIGKIAINNEVLTKFGIFSESEMIEIRRHPEIGYHILKSVDEYAPLAECALSHHERWDGTGYPRGLKQDEIPFIARIIQIADAFDAMTSFRSYKETLSIQEALEEIKNNSGTQFDPDIVKHITSDKPFL; the protein is encoded by the coding sequence TAAAATATTAGATGCTAATAACGCAGCTCAAAAATTTTATGGATATTCATTGTCAGAGCTAAAGTCAATGAATATAAGCCAAATAAATATATTAGATGAAAAAGAGCTTAAAGCTGAAATGCAGCTTGCGAAAAGCCAAGAAAGAACCTATTTCGAATTTAGGCATAAGCTAAAAAACGGCGAGATAAAATATGTGGAAGTATACTCTTCTCCTATTTTTTATCAAAATGGTGATGAGGCATTGCTGTCCATCGTGCATGATATTTCTCCAAGGGTTTTGGCAGAAAATCAAGCTAATAGAGCGAGAATAGGAGCTTTTTCTATGCTTGCAGTATTACTGTTTGCTCTAGCATATATAAGCATAGCTATAAGGAAAAATTCAAAAAAAGAAATAGAAATAAAGCGAAGATTTCAGAGTCTTTTTGACAATATGAATGAAGGCTTTGCACTTCATGAAATTATATGTGACGAAGCTGGAAAACCTATTGACTATAGATTTTTGGAAGCAAATAAAGCCTTTGAAATAATAACAGGTCTGAAAATAGATGAGTTAAAAGGCAAGACTGTAAAGCAAGTACTCCCGAAGACTGAGCAGTACTGGATAAATCTATATGGCAAGGTTGCACTAACTGGTGAACCCGATAAGTTTCAGCATTATGCTAGAAATTTAATGAAGTACTTCAGTGTTAATGTTTATAGTCCTAAATCAAATCAGTTTGCTACGGTATTTAGTGATGTTACGGAAGAAGTTAATTTTTCAGAAAAAATAAGGTATTTGAGCTTTCATGATCAGCTCACAGGACTATATAACAGACATTTTTTTGAGGAAGAGTTACTAAGACTAGATACTGAAAGAAATCTTCCACTTACTATTGCACTATTAGATGTAAATGGACTTAAGCTTACAAATGATGCTTTTGGGCATAAAAAAGGAGACGAACTGCTTGTTAAAGTAGCTGAAAATTTAAAAACTGAATGCCGTTTTGATGACATAATAGCTAGAATAGGTGGAGATGAGTTTGTTATACTTCTTCCAAAAACATCTGAGCAAGAGGCTTCTAATATAATAGAAAGAATATATGCTTCGATTGAGAACACAAAAATGGACAATATAATAATATCTGTGTCAATAGGCTTTGACACCAAAACAAATGCAACTCAGCCAGTTAGTGAAATTTTTTCCAAAGCTGAAGAGCATATGTATAGAAAAAAGCTTACAGAAAGCCAAAGCATGAGGAATAAAACTATAAGTCTGATACTTCAAACTCTTAATCAAGCAGACAGCAAAGAAAAAAGACATTCCGAAAATGTAAGCAAAATAGCTGTTAAAATAGGAGAGCTTTTAAACCTTAACCAGCAAACGCTTAAAGAAATAGAGCTAGCAGGATTGATGCATGATATAGGAAAAATAGCAATCAATAATGAAGTGCTTACGAAGTTTGGAATTTTTTCAGAGAGTGAAATGATAGAGATACGAAGACATCCAGAAATTGGTTACCATATTTTAAAATCTGTAGATGAGTACGCACCTCTTGCTGAATGTGCGCTTTCTCATCATGAAAGATGGGATGGAACAGGTTATCCTAGAGGATTAAAGCAAGATGAAATTCCTTTTATTGCTAGGATAATTCAAATTGCAGATGCCTTTGATGCGATGACTTCTTTTAGAAGCTATAAGGAAACCTTAAGCATTCAAGAAGCATTAGAGGAGATAAAAAATAATTCCGGAACTCAGTTTGACCCAGATATAGTAAAGCATATAACTTCTGACAAACCTTTTTTATAG
- a CDS encoding class II aldolase/adducin family protein, with protein MYYLKGQTYMPEFEAKKMICQIGKRMYDRNFVASNDGNISVRVGKNAVICTPTGVSKGFMTPDMLVKVNLKGERIAGRLMPSSEMKMHLRVYQENEEITAVTHAHPPVATSFSIAGIELNKPLLSEAVVLLGRVPIAPYATPGTNEVPDSVAPFCNTHNAVLLANHGALTWGKTLEEAYHRLETLEHYATILMYTSRIIGETNELNCEQVGTLIDIREKMGIKTGGVPSCSSASKVESQNSVVLGKQKETTLEYKSENKEEILESIVSKVTEKILLKLSESR; from the coding sequence ATGTATTATCTAAAAGGACAAACCTATATGCCAGAATTTGAAGCCAAAAAAATGATTTGTCAGATAGGAAAAAGAATGTATGACAGAAATTTTGTGGCATCAAACGATGGCAATATATCTGTAAGAGTAGGTAAGAATGCTGTTATTTGTACTCCTACTGGAGTTTCAAAAGGATTTATGACACCTGACATGTTAGTCAAGGTAAACCTAAAAGGGGAACGAATAGCTGGAAGATTAATGCCATCGTCGGAAATGAAGATGCATTTGAGAGTATATCAAGAAAATGAAGAGATTACTGCAGTTACCCATGCTCACCCTCCAGTTGCAACATCGTTTTCAATTGCAGGGATTGAACTGAATAAACCACTTTTATCTGAAGCTGTGGTTTTGTTAGGAAGAGTTCCGATAGCTCCATATGCTACTCCAGGAACTAATGAAGTACCAGATTCTGTAGCTCCATTTTGCAATACTCATAATGCAGTGCTGCTGGCAAATCATGGAGCGCTTACTTGGGGGAAAACCTTAGAAGAAGCATACCATAGATTAGAAACTCTAGAGCACTATGCGACTATTTTAATGTATACATCGAGAATTATTGGCGAGACAAACGAGCTCAATTGTGAACAGGTAGGCACATTAATAGACATTAGAGAAAAAATGGGAATAAAAACAGGTGGAGTACCTAGTTGTTCTTCAGCTTCAAAAGTAGAATCCCAAAATTCTGTTGTTTTAGGAAAACAAAAAGAAACTACGCTAGAATATAAATCAGAAAACAAAGAAGAAATATTAGAAAGCATAGTATCTAAGGTAACTGAAAAAATCCTTTTAAAGCTAAGTGAAAGCAGGTGA
- a CDS encoding extracellular solute-binding protein, whose protein sequence is MMENLVKVLAVADPAVNVYVKPEYSILNKFKATHGIDVEFDIIPFENYYEKLMKAFAGELDYDMVMVAGHLWLKDFVSKDYLAQLTEPSDKAYDEMDITEVVRDEMKIDGKKYLYPSFCDGHIMLYRKSMIEPVYGKINKKSITTDEYLDIARKYYKETSKPSVAMKAHESEIFLDILPFIRNEGIEPFDENTNMPQLDDIGCLNALNKYLELKSYAVSGTENFANDEVRKAFQNKEVPMTITWGGQLGMVMDENCIDKEDVGFLALNTSWNVTWSFGVSKASSRKDKAIKLLEYLTSKEVDRYVGSYAGSPVRKSTYEADKDNYPWYEIHYDLVTKYAKPLPKMLNAGKLMEPIYKGVYSVFTDKALPASALKEMHNQVMKLKMEESK, encoded by the coding sequence ATGATGGAAAATTTAGTGAAGGTATTGGCTGTTGCCGATCCAGCAGTAAATGTATACGTGAAACCAGAATATTCGATTCTAAATAAGTTTAAGGCCACTCATGGAATTGATGTAGAATTTGACATTATTCCTTTTGAAAATTATTATGAAAAGCTCATGAAAGCATTTGCTGGCGAGCTGGATTATGACATGGTTATGGTGGCTGGCCATCTATGGCTTAAGGATTTTGTTTCAAAGGACTATTTAGCTCAGCTAACAGAGCCCTCAGATAAAGCTTACGATGAAATGGATATAACTGAGGTAGTAAGAGATGAAATGAAGATAGATGGGAAAAAATATCTTTATCCTTCGTTTTGCGATGGGCACATAATGCTATACAGAAAGTCTATGATAGAGCCTGTATATGGAAAAATAAATAAAAAATCCATAACTACAGATGAATATCTAGATATAGCAAGGAAATACTATAAGGAAACTTCAAAGCCTTCAGTGGCTATGAAAGCTCATGAATCTGAGATATTTTTAGATATTCTTCCTTTTATAAGAAACGAAGGAATTGAACCGTTTGATGAAAATACTAATATGCCACAGCTAGATGATATAGGTTGTCTTAACGCACTAAATAAATATTTAGAACTTAAATCCTACGCAGTGTCAGGTACAGAAAATTTTGCAAATGATGAAGTAAGAAAAGCATTTCAAAATAAAGAAGTCCCTATGACAATCACCTGGGGAGGACAACTGGGTATGGTTATGGATGAAAACTGTATAGATAAAGAAGATGTTGGATTCTTAGCCCTAAATACTAGCTGGAACGTAACCTGGAGCTTTGGAGTATCAAAAGCTTCATCTAGAAAAGACAAAGCAATAAAACTACTTGAATATCTTACTAGTAAAGAAGTTGATAGGTATGTTGGAAGCTATGCAGGCTCTCCTGTTAGAAAATCAACATATGAAGCAGATAAAGATAATTACCCTTGGTATGAAATTCATTATGATTTGGTAACTAAATATGCAAAGCCTTTGCCAAAGATGCTAAATGCTGGAAAGCTAATGGAACCTATATACAAAGGAGTATATAGTGTGTTTACAGATAAAGCTTTGCCTGCGAGTGCCTTAAAGGAGATGCATAATCAAGTTATGAAGCTGAAAATGGAGGAATCTAAATGA
- a CDS encoding BMC domain-containing protein: MEALGMIETRGLTAAVEAADTMLKAADVKVIGTEKIGSGLVTIVVQGDVGAVKAAVEAGAESAQRLGEVVAVHVIPRPSEDVKKVLPIIG, from the coding sequence ATGGAAGCTTTAGGAATGATAGAAACTAGAGGATTAACTGCAGCAGTTGAAGCGGCAGATACAATGCTAAAAGCAGCAGATGTAAAGGTGATTGGAACTGAGAAAATAGGCTCTGGCCTAGTTACGATAGTAGTGCAAGGAGATGTAGGAGCAGTAAAAGCAGCGGTAGAAGCTGGAGCTGAGAGTGCTCAAAGATTAGGAGAAGTAGTAGCTGTCCATGTAATACCTAGACCATCTGAGGATGTAAAAAAGGTATTACCTATAATAGGATAG
- a CDS encoding BMC domain-containing protein — MKALGIIETRGLVALIEATDAMIKSANVEVVGTEKIGSGLVSVVVQGEVGAVKAAVEAGAESAQRLGEVVAVHVIPRPSMGLEQLLPAIK; from the coding sequence ATGAAAGCATTAGGAATAATTGAAACAAGAGGATTGGTTGCACTTATAGAGGCTACGGATGCTATGATAAAATCTGCAAATGTAGAAGTAGTGGGAACAGAAAAAATAGGTTCAGGACTTGTATCTGTAGTAGTACAAGGAGAAGTAGGAGCAGTAAAGGCAGCTGTTGAAGCTGGAGCTGAAAGTGCTCAAAGATTAGGTGAGGTTGTGGCAGTTCATGTAATTCCTAGACCATCAATGGGACTTGAGCAATTACTACCTGCAATTAAGTAG
- a CDS encoding BMC domain-containing protein, whose amino-acid sequence MKTYEAVGVIETLYFTVAIEMLDEMLKSSNVEFLRKETTLGGKLITLFVGGSVSEVSNAIELVKKLGEGKHINHLKNAIVISKPHPEILKYVISSEKIINEETLKVNN is encoded by the coding sequence GTGAAAACATATGAAGCAGTAGGCGTTATAGAAACGTTATACTTTACTGTAGCAATTGAAATGCTAGATGAAATGCTAAAATCCTCAAACGTAGAATTTCTAAGAAAAGAGACTACTCTAGGAGGCAAACTGATAACCCTATTTGTAGGAGGATCTGTTTCTGAAGTGTCAAACGCTATAGAGTTAGTAAAAAAACTAGGAGAAGGTAAGCATATAAATCACCTCAAAAATGCAATTGTGATTTCTAAACCTCATCCTGAAATACTAAAATATGTAATATCGAGTGAAAAAATTATAAATGAAGAAACTTTGAAGGTAAATAATTAA
- a CDS encoding M20/M25/M40 family metallo-hydrolase encodes MNKTRLKDNFIEMVKIYSPSKKEGNYAKYLVTLLTEMGAEIYLDNGNVKYDGDSPTIFAKFAGTVPGDGITFSAHMDVIEPNENLKVIEEGLIIKTDGTTTLGADDKGGVAAVIEAIRTIKEENIAHRDIFAIFTPAEEIGMLGAKNIDWDKVPSHMQPAKNMIVLDNSGTAGTVAHSAPSRYFVKATFSGKKAHAGIEPEKGINAILMAAQALSNMNIGRIDELTTSNFSSIKSDFPTNVVPDACEFTGEIRSHSEEKIMEIIKEYEKAIKSATEKFGGSYKLEYVCEFPVLKPLDDLKFAKEFAKVYEEMGIESKLIVIGGGSDSNIFAQKGFNSIILAVGMNNVHTVEEYMALEDLYKTTEALVKYIEKNI; translated from the coding sequence ATGAACAAAACTAGACTTAAAGACAATTTTATTGAAATGGTAAAAATCTACTCTCCATCAAAAAAAGAAGGTAACTATGCTAAGTACTTAGTAACCCTATTAACTGAAATGGGAGCAGAGATTTACTTAGATAACGGAAATGTGAAGTACGATGGAGATAGTCCTACTATCTTTGCAAAGTTTGCTGGAACTGTGCCAGGCGATGGAATTACTTTTTCTGCTCACATGGATGTAATAGAGCCAAACGAAAACCTTAAAGTAATCGAAGAAGGTTTAATCATAAAAACAGATGGAACAACTACTCTTGGCGCAGATGATAAAGGAGGAGTTGCTGCAGTAATTGAAGCTATAAGAACTATCAAAGAAGAAAATATTGCTCATAGAGATATATTTGCTATATTTACTCCTGCAGAGGAAATAGGCATGTTAGGCGCTAAAAATATAGACTGGGATAAAGTTCCAAGCCATATGCAACCTGCTAAAAACATGATAGTTCTAGATAACTCAGGAACAGCTGGAACTGTAGCTCACTCTGCCCCTAGCAGATATTTTGTAAAAGCTACATTCAGTGGTAAAAAAGCTCATGCTGGTATTGAACCAGAAAAAGGTATCAATGCTATCTTGATGGCTGCCCAGGCTCTTTCGAATATGAATATAGGAAGAATTGACGAGCTTACAACATCTAACTTTTCATCAATCAAATCTGACTTCCCTACTAATGTAGTTCCTGATGCTTGTGAATTTACTGGAGAAATTAGAAGTCATTCTGAAGAAAAAATAATGGAAATAATAAAAGAGTATGAAAAAGCTATTAAAAGCGCTACTGAAAAATTTGGTGGAAGCTATAAGCTTGAATATGTGTGTGAATTCCCTGTTTTAAAACCTCTGGATGATTTAAAATTTGCAAAGGAATTTGCAAAGGTATATGAGGAAATGGGAATCGAATCTAAGCTGATTGTGATAGGTGGAGGTTCAGACAGCAATATATTTGCTCAGAAGGGCTTTAACTCAATTATTCTAGCAGTTGGAATGAATAATGTCCATACAGTAGAGGAATACATGGCTTTAGAGGATTTGTACAAAACTACTGAGGCTCTTGTAAAATATATAGAAAAAAACATTTAA